One genomic region from Lineus longissimus chromosome 6, tnLinLong1.2, whole genome shotgun sequence encodes:
- the LOC135489106 gene encoding ras-related protein Rab-28-like has translation MSDSEDETKDKQLKIVVIGDGASGKTSLTTRYSQQQFGKQYKQTIGLDFFLKRIVLPGGVNVALQVWDIGGQTLGGAMLDKYIYGSHGVLLVYDITNYASFENIEDWLTRVKEVFQVENKMPHIALLGNKSDLEHMRTVKVEKHNKFANEHSMSSHFVSAKTGDSVNICFQKVAAEILGIKLSKPELDQQQSVVKADIVQYSNNTETAAKSTPKQAKSSFCLVQ, from the exons aTGTCAGATTCCGAAGACGAAACAAAAGATAAACAACTTAAGATCGTTGTTATAGGCGATGGAGCTTCAGGAAAA ACATCCCTCACAACAAGATATTCACAACAACAATTTGGCAAGCAATATAAACAGACGATTGGCCTGGATTTCTTCCTGAAAAGAATAGTGTTGCCAG GTGGAGTAAATGTGGCATTACAAGTTTGGGACATTGGAGGTCAGACCTTGGGTGGTGCCATGTTGGACAAGTACATTTATGGGTCACAT GGTGTGTTACTAGTCTACGACATTACCAACTATGCCAGTTTTGAGAACATTGAGGATTGGTTAACGAGAGTGAAAGAAGTGTTTCAAGTAGAAAATAAAATGCCACATATAGCTCTGCTGGGAAATAAAA GTGATTTGGAACACATGAGAACGGTAAAAGTAGAAAAGCACAATAAATTTGCTAATGAGCATAGCATGTCCAGCCATTTTGTGTCCGCCAAAACAGGAGACAGT GTGAACATATGTTTTCAAAAAGTAGCTGCTGAAATCCTTGGGATCAAACTATCGAAGCCAGAACTTGACCAACAGCAATCGGTGGTGAAAGCAGACATTGTACAGTACAGCAATAACACAGAGACTGCTGCTAAGTCAACGCCAAAACAGGCAAAAAGTTCATTCTGTTTGGTGCAATAG